In the genome of Microcoleus vaginatus PCC 9802, the window GAGCAAGCTTTAATCAGCGAAAGCCAAGGGACAGCAACTTCAGCGCCAGAAACTCGCATAGGCGAAGAAATTGTAGATTTTTTGCGGGAGATTCAGCAAACTCCGAGAGAATATTGGCCAAACTTACTTCAGATGATTCGGCTATTTCGCGAAACAGTAACAATGAAGCCAGGAACCTTCGATACTTCGATAAAAGCTACAGACGAAATTAAGACCATAGATCCCGTACAGCAGCACGAAGCTCTGAGCAAATTGCTACAGTCTTGGGTTGACGATGGAGATGAACAGGAGCAAACAGAAACCGCTGAAGTTCTCCGCAAGGCACTAGAAAACAACCCCGTGCATATATAAGAGCATTCCATGAGCAGAATAGTGTTGTTAGATTCTGGGCCTTTAGGAATTGTTACCAATCCCAAAGCCACCTCTCCTTTTTATCAAGAGAGCAAACTTTGGCTGCAATCTTTGCCACTGAAAGGTTACATTGTAATACTCCCTGAAATTGCGGACTATGAGGTGAGGCGCGAATTAATTCGTGCAAGTAAGGCGGCCGGCATTAGACGACTTGATGAACTTAAATCGCAACTTCCCTACCGTCATTTGACTACAGAGGTAATGCTTTTAGCGGCTCAGTTGTGGGCTGATTCGAGAAGGAGGGGAAGACCAACCGCAGAAGCCAATGCACTTGACGGGGGTGTGATTTTGGGGGCGCAAGCAATATTGGAGGCAACTGAAGGCAATGAGGTGGTAATTGCTAAAACAAATGTGGGACATTTGTCGCAATTTGTTGATGCTCGCGAGTGGCGACTAATTCAGTAATCTTTAAATCATCGTACTTACCTAATCCCTGCTATACTTTCAACTACAGATATTTTTACAGACACCGTTAGCGAGATAAACAGCATGGTGGAAACAGTGGACACAATCGAAAAAATGGACGATCGCACACAAACCAAGTTTTGGGGTCAAGTGACAGTCATAGACGCGGGCGATCGTTACAAGATCAATCGCATTGAAGTCAAACCGGGGCATCACATCAGAACCCAAATGCACTATCACCGCAGCGAACATTGGGTAGTCGTCTCTGGAACCGCTAAAGTTATTTGCGACGACAAAGAGACGATTCTCATGCAGAAACAGTCAACCTACGTTCCCATGAATACTGCTCACCGCGTAGAAAATCCAGGCGTTATTCCCCTGGTGATGATTGAAATCCAAAATGGCGAATACCTGGGCGAGGATGATATTATCCGTTTCCCGCAAGATGCTCACGAGGAAGATTGATCCCACATTATAATATGAAGCAATCGCAGAGGCCAGCGACAAGCTTCGCACACCGAACAATAACCCACGCAGCGACCGGAAACAAGATAAATCCTACAATTAAAACTGTAGGGGCAATTACAGAATTGCCCCTACCTTATTATATTAAGTTTGTTAAGCACCAGAATTTGATATAGCAATTGGCGATCGTCCTACGGCAAAGAAGCGTTTTTCAAATCTACATTTGCCATATTGGCATTCTTTAAATTAGCACCTGTCAAGTCTGAACCGTTCAAATTTGCACCATGCAAATTTGCATTAGTCAAATTTGCATCCCGCAAGTTGACTCCCTGTACGTCTATCCCCGACAAACTGCCGCCTCTGAGGCTGACATTAGCTAAATTCGCTACAGACTGGCGAGCATTTTTCAGGTTCGCACCCGCCAAATTGGCGCTTTCTAAATTAGCGCCGATTAAATTAGCGCTGGTGAGATTGGTATTTTTCAAACTGGCAATCACTAAACCCGCCAGACTCAAATTAGCGCGACTCAAATCAGCACTCTCCAAATTAGCCCCGTGCATTTTAGCCCCTATTAAACTCGCACCTTGCAATTTAGCTTGTTTCAGATTTGCTTCATTCAGTTTGGCTTCGTCCAAATTTGCACCGTTCAAATTTGCACCTCTGAGATTCGCACCGCTCAAATCTGCCCCGCTCAGATTCATACCAGCAAGTTGCGCTCCTGTCAAGTCACATTGGTTACATTTTTTAGTTTCTAATAGTTGCTTGACGTGGGATACGTTTTCTGCCTTTACTCCCGAGGCAAAACCCATCGCAATTACCAGCCCTGTTGTTGTTAAAATTCCAAGTTTCATATACCCACCCTCCGCAATATCTCTCTTAAATAATATCCCACATTATTAAAGAGGTTAGGGTGATCAGTCTCTTTGAGAAACTGTGACAATCATCACCCTATTGTGCACAAAACCTGCAATAATTATTGAGTTTTAAACTCCTCAAAATTATTGTAAAGAATTATTGCTTTTTCAGGAACCAAAAAGGAAAAGATTGCGTCGGTTCGAGACGGACGCCGATAATGCTGTTCTGAGCAAAAGTATAGTCCTTATCCTGCCAAAGAGGGATGAAGGGTACATCTTGACCCAGTACGTCTTGAATTTCGGCAAATATGCCTTTTCGGGTTTCAGGGTTTGTTTCTTTGCGCTGCTTGTCGATCAGTTGATTTACCCGATCGCTATAATAAAACGAACCTTGACCTTGACTTTGACCCTTGGAGCAGCCCCCAGCCTCCGAACCTGTGGCACAATCTAAAAACGGGTGGATGTAATTGTCAGCGTCAAAAAAGTCGGCGGACCAATCCACTAAAACCGCAGGATAAATTCCCTTCTCTATGTTTTGAAACAAAGTCGGAGATTCAACGCTGTTAATTTCTACCTGCATTATCCCATCCATTTTGAGTTTAGCTTGCGCCTCGATCATACTCGCCACTAAAGCTCGTTTTGTGGAAGATGAAGGATACCAAAGTGGCAGAACAAAAGGATTTGTGGCCGAGTATCCCGCTTTCGTTAAAAGTTCCTTAGCCTTTGTGGTGTTGGCATCGCCGTACAATTCTTTAAAAACCGGTTTTTGAACGTCGAAGGTTGTGGGAATCAGACTGTAAAGTGGTTGTGCTTGTCCCCGCAGTACGCGCTCGTTAATCATGGGCCGATCCATCACTGCTGCGATCGCCTGCCTCACTTCTAACTTGTCCAGCGGTTTAGACTGCATATTCAGCACCATGTAACTAACCGTACTGCTTTCCCCCGCGATTTCCTGCCATTTCCCTTTTTTTGCTCCCTCGTCCAAGCTTTGAACTTGGTCTGCATCCAGAGACAAATAAGCCACATCGACTGCACCAGTCTGAAAAGTATTGAACAAATTTGAGGAACTAGAAAGCAGCAAAATGTCAATTCCTTGATTAACCGGCTTTTCCCCCCAATACTTTTCAAACACGTCAAACTTGAGAGAATCGCTGCCGTACTTCGCCAGCTTGTAACGTCCAGTTCCCACAAACGTATCGGGTTTAAATTTACCCTGTCCAATCTCGTAAGCTTTCGGAGAAACAGCACACATACCGGAAAATGTCAACAGGGAAGTAAAAGCAGAAAAAGGCTTTTTGAGTTGAAAAGTTAATTCGTATTCGCCCGTGGCTTTCACCGATTCTACTGCATCGCTCAACAACATAGCCGGACTGCCACCATTTTTGATAAACCGCTGCAAGGAAAACTCCATTGCTGCGGCGTTAAACGGTGTGTCGTCGTGAAAAATAACGCCTTGACGCAAGGGGATTGTATATGTCAATCCGTCTTGGCTAACTTTTGGCATTGCTGTCGCTAAGTGGGGGATTAACTCAGTAGTTCCCGACTTGTAAGCGTAGAGAGTGTCGCCCAAATTCCGCAGCAATTGTCCTGATAAGGTTTCGTAACCGTCCGCAGGATCGATCGTCCGCAATTTCAAGGTTGTGCCAATAGTAACGCGGTTATTAGCATTTTCGCCGGTCG includes:
- a CDS encoding pentapeptide repeat-containing protein, which produces MKLGILTTTGLVIAMGFASGVKAENVSHVKQLLETKKCNQCDLTGAQLAGMNLSGADLSGANLRGANLNGANLDEAKLNEANLKQAKLQGASLIGAKMHGANLESADLSRANLSLAGLVIASLKNTNLTSANLIGANLESANLAGANLKNARQSVANLANVSLRGGSLSGIDVQGVNLRDANLTNANLHGANLNGSDLTGANLKNANMANVDLKNASLP
- a CDS encoding cupin domain-containing protein → MVETVDTIEKMDDRTQTKFWGQVTVIDAGDRYKINRIEVKPGHHIRTQMHYHRSEHWVVVSGTAKVICDDKETILMQKQSTYVPMNTAHRVENPGVIPLVMIEIQNGEYLGEDDIIRFPQDAHEED
- a CDS encoding peptide ABC transporter substrate-binding protein; translation: MGINKQQPRIHIKPSVIKAIALFFLCCLLTASCGQGARRSVTATGENANNRVTIGTTLKLRTIDPADGYETLSGQLLRNLGDTLYAYKSGTTELIPHLATAMPKVSQDGLTYTIPLRQGVIFHDDTPFNAAAMEFSLQRFIKNGGSPAMLLSDAVESVKATGEYELTFQLKKPFSAFTSLLTFSGMCAVSPKAYEIGQGKFKPDTFVGTGRYKLAKYGSDSLKFDVFEKYWGEKPVNQGIDILLLSSSSNLFNTFQTGAVDVAYLSLDADQVQSLDEGAKKGKWQEIAGESSTVSYMVLNMQSKPLDKLEVRQAIAAVMDRPMINERVLRGQAQPLYSLIPTTFDVQKPVFKELYGDANTTKAKELLTKAGYSATNPFVLPLWYPSSSTKRALVASMIEAQAKLKMDGIMQVEINSVESPTLFQNIEKGIYPAVLVDWSADFFDADNYIHPFLDCATGSEAGGCSKGQSQGQGSFYYSDRVNQLIDKQRKETNPETRKGIFAEIQDVLGQDVPFIPLWQDKDYTFAQNSIIGVRLEPTQSFPFWFLKKQ
- a CDS encoding nucleic acid-binding protein translates to MSRIVLLDSGPLGIVTNPKATSPFYQESKLWLQSLPLKGYIVILPEIADYEVRRELIRASKAAGIRRLDELKSQLPYRHLTTEVMLLAAQLWADSRRRGRPTAEANALDGGVILGAQAILEATEGNEVVIAKTNVGHLSQFVDAREWRLIQ